Within the Medicago truncatula cultivar Jemalong A17 chromosome 4, MtrunA17r5.0-ANR, whole genome shotgun sequence genome, the region CTAGCATACTTTTTTATAGGGTTTGATTGGAAGAAAGGTTATCTCATGTGTGTTTGGTTAGTCTAAGATTTAGATAAATTAGAGTATTCCCTTTTAGGAACTTTGCTGGACTCTCGTGTTTGATGTCTTGCTGCCGGGGTGGTAGTAAAACTGTTAAAGCGCTttctttttattagaaaaaatagaATGGAAAGTGTGATTACAAATACAGCCTCGAACTTTGTCGAAAAATTAGTGAGACCAATGAAGGAACAGAAGCATGAAGTAGTTTAAGATGCATGTTTGCACTTTGCACTATTAGTTGGAAACTTCATCAATCCTGGTTCATTCcccatgttgtttgatttttgattaGTTTAGTTACCCTAAGACTGCACAACATCAAGAGATGAAAGCTACTATTTCTTCTTACATATGGTAGATGTGATGTCTAAAATGTCTGGTAAATCTATTTATATAGATTAATATTCCTTGTGGAAGCTCTTCTGCTCCCCTGGATTGATGAAATAGACATCACACCTATGTAAAATGAAATGctattgtgttttatttttgcttttcatttatttttcaggTCAACTATGGTGCATGTCTCTTAAGTTGGTTTTGTATCATTCATTCTTTTTCAGTGTTTTCTGCATGATTAAACATTAAGTCACAGTCACGGCTTAGACATGTCTTTGACGACTTGTTATGTGGAATAACTCACAATAGATGCAAGTGGCACTTTTAGATCCACTTGTTTGGTTGccttttttgaagggaaaaaccactttttaattaaaatgtatGCTCAAAAGAATTACAACGATCATGTAAGTGTGTGGGACAAAAATGAAAAGCCACGAAAGAGTTGTTTCACTGCTTTTCTTAGAAGTTGAGATCTTGaaaaatctttaaaacaaagttgTATCATAAAATTACTTTTCTAAACTTAAATAAATGGACCACTGTACAAATGCAGAGTCAGTAAATTCTGACTTCCTTGGAGATATTTGGATGCTGTAGTTGTAATTACTCAATTTTGAGTTGGgcattaattttgattttcagatgttttttttctttcaccatTAAGAGTTCCTTCCATCATCAGAACATCCTTTAGATATCATCATGGAtgttttctctctccttcattcGTATATTTCACCGACATGCATTGGTTTTAATGTCATCATTACAAGATAACAAAAATGACACCAACAACCATAAAATGTTTATCATGTGTATGAATCAGACAACACTATAATTCATTATCATGGATTAAGCTTAAAGCTGGACTGTTAACCACAAAATCTCTCGATGATTTGATGTACAACTTTTTATTGATCTCCATCTATTTTTAACTAATGGACTATTTTTCATTTGATCAACCCTCCACACTGGTGCTTGCACTTGTCttctttttaaatgtttaaaccATCTAAGACAATAATTTACCATTGTTGATCTTGTACTTTtgctttaaatttaaattaactgTTATCTGAAGTGCTGCTTGGGTAACATCCTTTTCCCATTTCAGCTTAAAACTGCCAGAGAAGCAGTGCAATATGGTCTCGCAGGAAGTGCTTTGGGAGCATTATTCACCGCAAGTTTTGCATGGAAATATTCAAGGAGTTTACATGGTAATCTGTTACTTTTCACACTATTAAAACCCTTTTACTATGCCTAAACGTCATCATCGTACGAAGGCATAAATGTTTTTGACTCCTTACAGTTTATAATACTTTCTACCTGAAGTTTAACGTAGGCTTTGTGATGCTAGCCGTACGAAAGTATTTCATTTACTCTTGTTAATCTTTTACACTAAATGTTATTGTTTTACTATTCAACAGGTGCTGGTCTGTCCTTTTTAGCTGGAGGTGTATTTGGGTGGACATATGGACATGAAATCGCAAATCATGCACTTCAACTTTACAGGGTAGACACATTGGCTTCTGAGGCTAAGTTTCTGGAGTGGTGGAAAAGGAAGACCGAAGGAGGGAACTGAAGCTGTTTGCGTCTGGATAATAATGCTACATTTGTTATCGTTTCgaaaattaacaatattttcGTGTTACCAATGCAATTTATGTTCGCTGAATAAATATTCTGTTGTGACATAGGTCAAAATTTAGAACTAATGCATAAGCGCAAATCAAACTGTGACTGCCATTTTTTCTCCCTCTGTTGTGttgttttcctttttgttctaaataaaattatggaaccgttgtaaaattttgtttgttatggACCTTGTGTGACGAAGCACTTGGTTTGGAAAAagttttaatgttaatttttttccatattGTTATGTTTCTATGAAAATAATGTAAACAAAGTTTGAAAGGTACTTAACGCAAGATTTCTAATGTTCATGGCAAATTTTCTTCTATTACTGCCCTCTAAATTCCGCAGGGGAATATTCTATAGGTACTACTGCAACTACATATCACATATTATGACACAACCAAACCGAAATAGTTAAGCTTCAAAATGATGGGCTAACAACTTACCAGGTAAAATGAATGAGTATCTGCAATGATATAAAAGAATGAATCGAGGGCAACCATTTTTCAAGTCTCATGTATTTgagcatttattttcttaataatacaTGGTTGCCCTCGATTTATGGCATGAGTGTCCCCGTTTTttcaacgtaaaaatttcataaatatctATCAGAGTAAATAACATATTATGGAATGTTacacttttaaaatataattaatgagataattaactaattatctttcccaAAAATCAGCAACATATTAATTTAAAccttgcagcggattaaattcattaacatagataagtctttggcacgcaggccttattaaatcaatacgtaaaggaatagaaaatagccacaaagatcccatcctgttacgtatgtatcagagcacctaaaagacacagtgagggatagccactcacaaCGGCAAACACAGCGACCTACTCTCgttcacctgcaagttactcatacgaagagcaacatttccaagcagaaggagtgagatttcacaaacaataatattaaacatataattcaacaattatatttaacaacattaaaaatttaaatcaatttcGATTCAATTAGTACTGTATTAACAATTTAAATCAATTTCGATTCATCATTAATTCCCTATCATGTTTTGTACATCAACATTTAGCACATAATattcaaatcataaccaacataaatcatcacatcaatAAATATCAACTTTGTCATACAACATAATCGTCATTTCATAATTACATAACAACATAACTTAATCATCACCTATTGATAATAAGCATATACAATATGACataataatcacttatcaaataataatcatatataatataacataataatcatttatcaaatataatcaaatacaatataacataataatcacttatcaataataatcatatattcgTCATAAAACAATAACACATGTTCATCATACacaacaacacatattcatgATTATCATCATGGTCACATtcacaaacaacatcataataatatcttaaatcaacatcatgaatcatcaaataatctttCATTAACAACTCAAAGTTAGAGAATGACTTAATCGACCACGACGCAACTTCAACttaacaatgcaacttagacctcttattcATCTTAGACCTTCTTGACAAAAATGCAACTACaacctcttaatcatgcatgtggtaccaatcaaatcatattgagcgtaaataggctcccagagcatcaagccctctcccATCTCAGattgtgtataaatatacattacagagcatcaagccctcccCCATCTCATATTATGaatatgcaatggactcaacatccTAACAAcctaacaacttagacatctcttatgactccaataatttggatcaacatcttacaaatTAAAGATGACTCCAATAAATTGGGCCGACATCTTATAACTCAAACGACTTAAaccaacattagcatcttaatgatattaatatatCACATCAGCAAGgcaacaacatcatataatttgcaacaagtcaacatcaacaataatcatcaaatacattcattacaacttcatatcatcatcattcacaatatgtaatattctctcattaatcatcaaGTAACCATATTCATCACAATAACAGAacaacatcattcaataataagaatcatcatatataacaattacaaatgcacgtcatcaacatctcaatcatcaatcataatttcaTGCAACATATATCCAactatataacattataagtatcatcaaatcatcatacaACAACTTCACAGATCGTCACTAACATCAAACATATTCCTCATTACTATCCCCAGGTTCAACTCATAACAACTCAcgcgacaaagatcgcatttaACCTAAACCAGGCATTCTGTCTTACAGGAGCTCGCGAAGCGAGGGAtattactcgctgtggcgagttcaAAAAATGGCtattcgccttggcgagtaagctgcccgccttggcgaacaaggaatgggtgctctcgggaactttgatatttttcgctcaaaaatccatttttaaaccTTCCCAGGtccaatctcaatctaaaaacttgtctaatcattattatacatattcaggcactcaaaatcatctaaggttcaacttaagGGACAAATCGACAAAAATCATGTTGACTCACTAgtcacactcgctatggcgagtgaactcctcgctatggcgagctgtaGGGTAAGGCTCGTGAGGCGAGAAgaagttgctcgcgaggcgagcgatgaagctcatcactcgctatggcgaggatcatcactcggaaggcgagcgatgaatgtcggcTCGGgtagaagtgcagtttttacgGAAATTTACCTATTCACATGGTTTAAAGCTAAAAACTAATTTCTGTAATCAttctatggattatctaaggtctgtaaacagtttctacatcaatctaacaatttttcatcaattaatcccaaatttctcactttaactctaattctcaaattctctaaaaccaATCATACACTTGTTAATTACAACCGATTGAATTacagaattaatagaattgaatgctagtctcacccttaccttagtttgaagaaatcgcagctctctaggCTTTCCTCCCTTCtattggctttttctccctttttccaaaaactgatcgtacgtacaatgtttttctaaaactaggtcttctcctatttatatctcctcctatctattttatcttattccacTTATAtcactaaactctctaaattcacaaaacagcCCCATCTCAATAATTATTCTAATTTCaagtcttattttattaaacaataaaataagtcactacACCTCATTCTTATAAATCATCTCAAATCACCAtaaatcacttatatattatattaaatataatataactcaccTAAATAGCtcttagactcaattaaataattaaataattaaataattcaaaacggACATTACAATGAGCATCCATAAATTATCATGTTAAACGGGATTAGATCTCACTCCTAATAGCTAGTTTATTTGACGAGGGATGCTCATGCCGGGGTAGGCTTGAGATCAATTTTCACAACATGACTTGAATTTCACCACGAAAAGCTAATTCATTGGAAGATGTGTCCAAATAcacatatacattgtagatataTCCATCTTTTAAGTTCTTAACTTGCTATCTGATGGGTACTAAGATACCAACCACATCAGTTTTAAGAACTTTATGAAACTTTAGCCACTTTTCATTTCAGCCTTCCAATATTCTGCAATCCGACAATGGGTTTCACTTGTTATCCCAATACTATTTTtgtagataaattattttttaatgttaagaACAGGTTCTTCTACAACACCTCATTCTACTTGAATgttgaaatccataaaaaaaaaatcataattagaTCCAAAACTCAATAAGGCATTTCCATTGAAGAACTTTGTAAGGGTATCACTACTTGGCAAGGTAGAATGAGTACTTGTATTGATTTAAGGCATTTCTATTAAAGATTCTTGTAAGGTTATCACTACTTAGATCCAAAACTCAATTAGGCATTTCTACTGAAGATTATTGTAAGGGTATCTATGCTTGTGCAATGTACGTAAAATGAGTGCTTGCATTGATCTAATAAAGAAATAATGCAAAAGATACCTTTAGTATAGGATCAATTCatggaaaacacaaaatagTACTAGAAGGGAAAAGAAGAGTCCAAGCACAAACACTTTAGGTCGTTACTCTATGGTATAAATTCCATTAAACAAGAGACATACTAAACATTTTAATGTGTCTTTCTCAGCTCTCACAAATAGAGttgtttatttctttaaaaaatgaagaagaccTTGATCCCTCTAATAAGAATAACAAACGATCTTAACTATTTGTTCTTAAGGCCATTATACACGGAACCCATTAAACTTTTTAAAGTGTCTTTCTTTCTTATAAATTGAGGTCTCCTccatttctttgaaaaatgaagatgattttGATCCCtactaaaaaatatcaaatagagaaatgaaattttaaaaaacttatgCACGTCAATCATTGGTGATCACTGTCCAATTTATACATAATCCAAGAAATATTTTCTGTTTGGAAATTTCTCTCTTTTGCCACTCCTTGTTTCCCTTATTCTAGGATCACTAACTACTTATTCATTTGCTTAATCAAGTTTGTCATGCAAAGTGTATTGCCGCATATGTGCTATTTTGTATCAtaacaattttaatataaaataatgcatgcataaacacttatatagTAAGTGTCTAGTTacgttgtttatccaaatacaAGCCTGCCTAACTCGTAGGGTTGGCCTCCCTACATGGGTTGTGTCATATTAGACTTGTGATAAATATGATTAAAGGTCAAATTACTGCCACTAGACTTGTCTAGAGCAAGAAATTTCAAATCAGAAGATTCAATTCCTTAAGAGCATGCTGATTGCTGACAAAAGAATTCTTGGTGGGATATGCTTGCAAATTGCCTTTCTATATTTTATGACCCTAAgaaaaaagtattattatttCTTCATTTGGTCTCAGCTTTATAATTTGAGGGACTCATGTGCACATTGATCTCGATTGAGCTAAGCCAATCCCCATCATGCTCTAATAAGGCTGATTTGATTGTCCCCTTCTTAAAACATaagagaaatagaaaaaaagaagataaaactttaagtaaaaataaaatttgataaaggTACCTTTGCCCTTTGGAAAAGGGTGGGCTATGACCCTTTGCTGACGGTTATTTGGCCAGGAAATAAAGTGAAATCGTCCTATTGTCTGCTTAAggataataaaaagaaacaaacaaagccTTAACTTTGTCCActttaattaattacatttttatttttgattacaTTTTCATTATATACACATTTTCAATGAACTTTCTACTATACTAAAATATAGTCAAGTTGAGAAAgggaaaaaagagagagaaggaagagtaatatatacacacacaaataATAATGAATGGATTCCACGTCCCATAAAATAGGGGCTTTTCATAACATCCAATAAGATGATGCATGAGGTTGACAACTCTAGCCTCATACTTTATCcttaaccaacaacaacttatatttatttttactatatgAAATTAATTCTACAAAATCAACAATATACAAAACAACATATTTCCTTTTTGACAATTAAGGAAACTAAATTGAAACATTCTTCTACAACAATGAAAGAATGAGGTGGCATTTGGTCCTTATCTACCTAAAATAAGCACAATCTAACGTCACCGCCACATGCATGTTGCTGGAATGTGACTAATGGTAGGGTAATGTGACATGTtaaagtaaatatatatatatagccacTGAAGGTGGTAATCTTCATTGAGTTTCTATGTCTCTTCGTCTTCCACTGATTTCGTTGCCCCATGGATTTGAAAGCGTGTTAGCCTCAATTTCTGCAAAACAgggttacctttaatatataatatcatatgcTTGATAATATACTTTAAGGTGTCACCATTTTGCAATTTGAATGATATAAAAATCCCAACACttggttttaaataataatatgtacAAATGAATCACTCCACAGTGTTATAAATAGTCTTCTTAAACAAAGGCACAAAGTGATGAAATCAGCAAATACACAAACATCCAGTGGAATAAGCTTTGGTTTTCCTTTTGTGAGGCCTGCTTCaaagtaaaatttgatttgaaaagAAGATAATCAGATTGATGTTGATcacattaatatatataataaagtgCTTAAAATAGCAAAATAGTCATAGTatacttgaagaaaatatttgacTAATATATGTCACTAGAAATAAGACaatcttttaaattatatacaaataCCTTTTAAAATTGATATACTGTCTAAAACACGGTCTTTGAACCAAAATGCAAATCTTGTATCAAAAGacatcttttttaaattatgaatcAAATCATATAAATTGCCATAAGATGCACGATCAatacaaattaatatttaaaaaaaacatgtgacaTAGACAAAATCATAGCTGGTGTACCATACaataactttaaaataattcaaGGTTCTTAGTTATAGatcaaaatgacaaataaaaatgGTTCGCATAACAAAATTCAAATGTTCAACTCCAATAAACATAATCTATATATCAAAATGAATCTAGATTCATCTGCATGTCGAAAGTATATATATACCCACAATTTGCATGTACTTCAAAGATACCAATAATCATGATCTAaattacattttcattttctatcacaaaaattttaatataagctAAATAAGTTGTGTAttattggaaaagaaaaataaaatgtttttactctttttttttacctttgtCCTAGTGGCAGAGGAGGTAAGAGAAATTGAAGTAGAAGGATTTGATGACTTTGCAAAAGAAGACAACCCAACATTGTAAGTCATACTTTCATCAGGCTCAAATAAACCATAGTTCCTCTCTGAGGTTGGTCCattcttcatattttcattaaataatGCAAACAAATATGATTCCAATCTCATTCTAGGATTCAAAGGTGTCCCTTCATTCTTCATTTGTCTCCTCAATAAATTCTTGTTATAAATTTCAGCATTTTTCAATGATGCACCAATTTCATCAGAGTCACCTTTACTTGGCCAACCAGTCTCAGAAACCCTAACTTCTATCCCATTAAAACCTAATTTAGCAATTGCAAATGTAACAGCATCTACCATAGCATAAAGCATGTTATCATAATGTAAATTTGTATTAGGATCAACCATTCCTTGGTTAGGATTAAATAATACATAGTCTAAAGATATTTGATTAGGGTCATTCTTATAAGCAAAATAAGGATAAGCATTGACCCAAAAGggtgattttgtttttgacaaaaagttCAAAAATTCCTTCATGATTTCAGAGATTTCACTTCTGAAACTACCAGCTGAAGGAGGGTAAGATTCTTCAAGAACTTCTAATGAACTAGGTGTTGACACATGAATGTTTGTGTTCAAACCTAATTGAACTAGAGCATTGTAAATGTTGATCACTGCTGGAACAAGATATTGAATTAGGGTTGTGTCGAGTTCTGTGAAAACTTCATTCCCTACTTGAATTCCAGTGATCTTTGTGTCTGGAAGATATGGTTTGATATTGGTATTTACCCATTGAAGTGCTTGTTGTGGATCATTTAATTGGTTTAGTATTTGATTTTCAATTGTTACGATGATTTCCACGTTTGAATTGGCGAAAGCTTTAAGAATCTGTGGATTCGTATCGTAGATTCTTGTTTTTGTGATCTTTAAGGTGCTGAGAAGTTCTAGTACTTTTTCTGGTTGTGGCAAATTGTTAGCTACTTGTCCATAGTTTATTCCAAACGACGCAACACGTGCGAAAATTCCAGTATCTGAAATTGCATAATCAGTAAAAATCTATTAGCAATAATGTTACAAACTAGAATGCAGTAAAGATAAGATAACATGCatgaaaaaacagaacaaaCAGGGTACCTGTATAGAGAAAAAATGCTAGAAGAATATAACGTATTGCCATTTTTTGAGTAAATGTTGCCATTGCGACAAATATTGATATATAGGATTTAGAGGGAAATTGgttaattttgttgtttgaaaatttggaggcaaagaaggagaagaaaatgaaataagatGAGATTTTTTGTATGGTTGATTTGGTTTGCCTTAGAAGTAAGTAAGGTGGTACTAAATGGTTTGgtcttatatatataatattctctagGACAGGGTTTGTGTCTTTAGTCTTTACAACGCACTCATCAacctcaaatttttttattgacgTAAATATCCTTCACTAAGTCACTATCAAAAGCAAAAATGAATCTTAGTCGGTCAAATGTTGAAGGGGAGCCACGTCATTACATTACTAATGAATTTTGGTTAGATTTTAGCAAGAGCAAACTCATTAAGATGTATATGAAGCCAAATAGGTTGTTCATGCTATGGGTATTAGATAGATAATGAGAAGAGAAAGAATGCAAACTTTTCAAATATCTAAAGAAGATCGTTAAAATTGTGTGTTCATTAGTAAAATGgcataattttatgtttttacaTGTAAAATTCGTGTTAAATCGTACAATTTTACGAGTCAATTTTACCTTAGTTTGTAAAAACTCGAATCTCACAACTTTGTGGATTGTTgtgtaatataataatttattcaatataaGTGTAAGCTACTTACTActctttttaaaatgaatatgaaATTCTGATCTAATacaattttgattgaaaatgaAGTCTTCTTCATATTGATGTGAATAAGTGTGAAGAATCATGCGATGATAGGACCATAGATAATACTCATAAGAAAGAAACAATAGGAATACTCATGACTTAAAAGCTCATAAAATATTTGCACAAAAAAAACTCTTGAAAAATCACATTGATTGATAAAAGATAGATGTAATGTGTATAAGGTGTGTTTGAAGCACCAAACAGAATAACACATGCCAAATTTTTAtagtattgaataattttttgttttatacaatttttaatgataaagaattattttgatattttagataatttATATTTGAGACAAAAAGTTATGTTATGGTTTAGTGAGggacaaaattttaatttgtgttATGTCCCTAAAGCAGTTTTATAAATCAAACATTGTACAATTGAAATTGTCATAtcatattctttattttttaccaatcaAACACAACCTTAAACAtacccttaaaataaaaaaatgactgAACCGCATGTAAATTTTTTCTTACGttactattttttatgataatattttgTGTGGAAAACCGTcataaaaaactaattatttgaagggataaaaaactattttatggtgtgtgatttttctttgtttaacaGTAGGTTGGCGGTGAAGAAACGTGTTGCTGTGAAGGTTTTGATCGTAGTAGTAACCTGCCGTCGAGACTGAATTCTTTTACTTGACTGACTTCCCATGGCAGCCTTCAACAAAATTTTGAGCCACGTCGGAACTGAattctctttttcctttttgacCTGGCGATGCCTCACTTCTTTTATTTATGACTGAGCCACTTGTTACACAATAAATATATATCTCACAATTACATACATTATtcctgaaagaaaaaaaaaagggtagaATTACGTTGACGTTGTTGAAAATTATTCATttgtcttttattatttatgttatcgatataacataaataaataatagacgataaatgatatatttcgGTTTATGCAAACGGTaacttaacaatttttaatttttttctttcaaaaatatatttataattattttagttatgttttaaaaaatgttaatcaGATTGAATCAAACTAAAcccttaccaaaaaaaaaaaaaatcaaactaaacaaaGTACAGTTCCTAATCGGTTTGGTTTAGTTTTCAGCCTTTCAGatgaaaaaattgcaaaaattaaatcaaatcaacTCATTACACTCTTAACCACGCATTAGATGTTAGCCTATGCAAAT harbors:
- the LOC11443430 gene encoding succinate dehydrogenase subunit 6, mitochondrial, with translation MASNTQDSSSQSFWEGYKEFWGERFSFMSNYSNFTKRDKPLTSWSNSDVEDFIASDPVLGPVLKTAREAVQYGLAGSALGALFTASFAWKYSRSLHGAGLSFLAGGVFGWTYGHEIANHALQLYRVDTLASEAKFLEWWKRKTEGGN
- the LOC25492987 gene encoding glucan endo-1,3-beta-glucosidase 14 isoform X3, whose translation is MATFTQKMAIRYILLAFFLYTDTGIFARVASFGINYGQVANNLPQPEKVLELLSTLKITKTRIYDTNPQILKAFANSNVEIIVTIENQILNQLNDPQQALQWVNTNIKPYLPDTKITGIQVGNEVFTELDTTLIQYLVPAVINIYNALVQLGLNTNIHVSTPSSLEVLEESYPPSAGSFRSEISEIMKEFLNFLSKTKSPFWVNAYPYFAYKNDPNQISLDYVLFNPNQGMVDPNTNLHYDNMLYAMVDAVTFAIAKLGFNGIEVRVSETGWPSKGDSDEIGASLKNAEIYNKNLLRRQMKNEGTPLNPRMRLESYLFALFNENMKNGPTSERNYGLFEPDESMTYNVGLSSFAKSSNPSTSISLTSSATRTKKLRLTRFQIHGATKSVEDEET
- the LOC25492987 gene encoding glucan endo-1,3-beta-glucosidase 14 isoform X1 — its product is MATFTQKMAIRYILLAFFLYTDTGIFARVASFGINYGQVANNLPQPEKVLELLSTLKITKTRIYDTNPQILKAFANSNVEIIVTIENQILNQLNDPQQALQWVNTNIKPYLPDTKITGIQVGNEVFTELDTTLIQYLVPAVINIYNALVQLGLNTNIHVSTPSSLEVLEESYPPSAGSFRSEISEIMKEFLNFLSKTKSPFWVNAYPYFAYKNDPNQISLDYVLFNPNQGMVDPNTNLHYDNMLYAMVDAVTFAIAKLGFNGIEVRVSETGWPSKGDSDEIGASLKNAEIYNKNLLRRQMKNEGTPLNPRMRLESYLFALFNENMKNGPTSERNYGLFEPDESMTYNVGLSSFAKSSNPSTSISLTSSATRTKQASQKENQSLFHWMFVYLLISSLCAFV
- the LOC25492987 gene encoding glucan endo-1,3-beta-glucosidase 14 isoform X2, with amino-acid sequence MATFTQKMAIRYILLAFFLYTDTGIFARVASFGINYGQVANNLPQPEKVLELLSTLKITKTRIYDTNPQILKAFANSNVEIIVTIENQILNQLNDPQQALQWVNTNIKPYLPDTKITGIQVGNEVFTELDTTLIQYLVPAVINIYNALVQLGLNTNIHVSTPSSLEVLEESYPPSAGSFRSEISEIMKEFLNFLSKTKSPFWVNAYPYFAYKNDPNQISLDYVLFNPNQGMVDPNTNLHYDNMLYAMVDAVTFAIAKLGFNGIEVRVSETGWPSKGDSDEIGASLKNAEIYNKNLLRRQMKNEGTPLNPRMRLESYLFALFNENMKNGPTSERNYGLFEPDESMTYNVGLSSFAKSSNPSTSISLTSSATRTKASQKENQSLFHWMFVYLLISSLCAFV